One genomic window of Desulfovibrio sp. TomC includes the following:
- a CDS encoding RelA/SpoT family protein, which produces MIRINEILDKTALYLNEQDQALITKAYVFSAAAHAGQVRLSGEPYLSHPLEAAGILADMRLDAASIASGLLHDTVEDTKATVDEIEELFGEEVADIVDGVTKISLIPFETKEEAQAENIRKMILAMAEDIRVVLVKLADRLHNMRTLEFQKPHKRSIIAQETMDIYAPLANRLGLHRIKTELEDWSFRYLKPDIYNQLVEGVDTHHTLDETYIDRVIAYINGLLEPNNIKARVFGRRKHLWSVYNKMRVQELTIDQVHDLVAFRVVVETIRECYHVLGLVHSLWKPVPGRFKDYISMPKANMYQSLHTTVVGPGGERIEIQIRTEEMHRLAEEGVAAHWKYKEREKGKFNPRDVERFQWLRQIMDWQRELTDSREFVTNLRFDLFQDEVYVFTPKGDVKELPEGATAVDLAFLIHTAIGEHCAGAKVNGKLVPLDTPLKNGDTVEIITDKNRRPNRDWLKFVKTAKARMRVKHFIRTEERVHSIALGREMLEKQGRKDGVNVLKAIKDGSMLAVARDLSMGSVEDVLSAVGYSRITPKKITVRLMPKREGEDAEAAAARVAEQHPVTPESGHVPKGKPGEGVRIQGVDNVLVRLAQCCNPVPGDAIVGYISRGRGMVVHTHDCPNVRNLESERLIQVSWEGEKEQPYPAGLSILAKNEKGVLSKISNQLAEEGVNIDSGAIHSNVDGTTQLTFRIEVRDAGHLYRTIERLRRLDAVIDVKRHAVSDELGTNTSEPGNMD; this is translated from the coding sequence ATGATTCGCATCAATGAAATTTTGGATAAAACGGCCCTGTACTTAAATGAACAGGATCAGGCCCTTATTACCAAGGCCTACGTGTTTTCCGCCGCCGCCCATGCCGGACAGGTGCGTCTTTCCGGCGAACCCTACCTGTCCCACCCCCTGGAAGCCGCCGGCATCCTGGCCGACATGCGCCTTGACGCCGCTTCCATCGCCTCGGGCCTGCTCCACGACACCGTCGAGGACACCAAGGCCACGGTGGACGAGATCGAGGAGCTTTTCGGCGAGGAAGTGGCCGACATCGTCGACGGCGTGACCAAGATCAGCCTCATCCCCTTTGAGACCAAGGAAGAGGCGCAAGCCGAAAACATCCGCAAGATGATCCTGGCCATGGCCGAGGACATCCGGGTGGTGCTGGTCAAGCTGGCCGACCGGCTGCACAACATGCGCACCCTGGAGTTCCAAAAGCCCCACAAGCGCTCGATCATTGCCCAGGAAACCATGGACATCTACGCCCCGCTGGCCAACCGGCTGGGGCTGCATCGCATCAAGACCGAGCTTGAGGACTGGAGCTTTCGCTACTTAAAGCCCGACATCTACAACCAGTTGGTGGAAGGGGTCGACACCCACCACACCCTGGACGAAACCTATATCGACCGGGTCATCGCCTACATCAACGGCCTGCTCGAACCCAACAACATCAAGGCCCGGGTCTTTGGCCGCAGAAAGCATCTCTGGAGCGTCTACAACAAGATGCGCGTCCAGGAGCTGACCATCGATCAGGTCCACGATCTGGTGGCCTTCCGGGTGGTGGTGGAGACGATTCGCGAATGCTACCACGTGCTGGGGCTGGTCCACTCCCTGTGGAAGCCGGTGCCGGGGCGGTTTAAAGACTACATCTCCATGCCCAAGGCCAACATGTACCAGAGCCTGCACACCACGGTGGTTGGCCCTGGCGGCGAGCGCATCGAAATCCAGATCCGCACCGAGGAGATGCATCGTCTGGCCGAAGAAGGCGTGGCCGCCCACTGGAAATACAAGGAACGCGAGAAGGGCAAGTTCAACCCCCGGGACGTGGAGCGCTTCCAGTGGCTGCGCCAGATCATGGACTGGCAGCGCGAGCTGACCGACTCGCGCGAGTTCGTCACCAACCTGCGCTTCGACCTCTTCCAGGACGAGGTCTACGTCTTCACCCCCAAGGGCGACGTCAAGGAGCTGCCGGAAGGGGCCACTGCCGTGGATCTGGCCTTTCTCATCCACACGGCCATCGGCGAGCACTGCGCCGGAGCCAAGGTCAACGGCAAGCTGGTGCCGCTCGATACGCCGCTGAAAAACGGCGACACCGTCGAGATTATCACCGACAAGAACCGCCGGCCCAACCGCGACTGGCTCAAATTCGTCAAGACGGCCAAGGCGCGGATGCGCGTCAAACATTTCATCCGCACCGAGGAACGGGTCCACTCCATTGCCCTGGGCCGCGAGATGCTGGAAAAGCAGGGCAGGAAAGACGGGGTCAACGTCTTAAAGGCCATCAAGGACGGCTCCATGCTGGCCGTGGCCCGGGACCTGTCCATGGGCAGCGTCGAGGACGTGCTCTCGGCCGTTGGCTATTCGCGCATCACGCCCAAAAAGATCACGGTCCGGCTCATGCCCAAGCGCGAGGGCGAGGACGCCGAAGCCGCCGCCGCCAGGGTGGCCGAGCAGCATCCCGTGACCCCGGAGTCCGGGCATGTGCCCAAGGGCAAGCCCGGGGAGGGGGTGCGCATCCAGGGCGTGGACAACGTGCTGGTGCGGCTGGCCCAGTGCTGCAACCCGGTGCCCGGCGACGCCATTGTCGGCTACATTTCCCGGGGACGCGGCATGGTGGTCCACACCCACGACTGCCCCAATGTGCGCAACCTGGAATCCGAGCGGCTCATCCAGGTCAGCTGGGAGGGCGAGAAGGAACAGCCCTATCCGGCCGGTCTGTCGATCCTGGCCAAGAACGAGAAGGGCGTGCTCAGCAAGATTTCCAACCAGCTGGCCGAGGAAGGCGTCAATATCGACTCCGGGGCCATTCATTCCAATGTGGACGGCACCACCCAGCTGACCTTTCGCATCGAGGTCCGCGACGCCGGCCATCTCTACCGCACCATTGAACGCTTGCGCCGTCTGGACGCCGTCATTGACGTCAAGCGCCACGCCGTTTCCGACGAGCTTGGGACCAACACCAGCGAACCCGGCAACATGGACTGA
- a CDS encoding peptide-binding protein — translation MRLAHAVFFVLFSSLLLLGGCDRSPSGEQKSQHAPAPTATPAQTPAKTPGEPVTGGRIVMATIGEPSNLIPPLASDSASHEVADLLYVSPLRYDKDIKLECFAAERYEVLEDGKLLKFWLRPNIRWTDGVELTAEDVEFTYQLMIDPKTPTAYAEDYKAVASFAVTGKYSFEVRYNEPFARALVTWAGAILPKHVLAGQDLMTTKYAREPIGAGPYVLAAWESGRSLTLNVNPDYFEGRASIDQVVYRIIPDTSTMFLELKAGNLDMMGLTPQQYLYQTTGPTWEADWQKFKYLSFGYTYMGYNLKSPFFADVRVRRALAHAVNKESIIKGALLGLGMPTIGPYKPGTWVYDTAIADYPYDPAQAKAMLAEAGWQDRNGDGVIEDASGRPFSFTLLTNQGNEARIKTATIIQSELAAIGIKVEIRTVEWASFLKEFVDKGNFDAIILAWTIAQDPDNYDVWHSSRAVPGGLNFVGYKNPEVDALLERGRRTVDQAERKKIYDAFQQILHQDQPYLFLFAPYSLPILTARIQGVAVAPAGISYNFTKWWIPRDKQTFRLEQ, via the coding sequence ATGCGTCTGGCGCATGCGGTATTTTTCGTCCTGTTTTCCAGTCTGCTGCTGCTTGGCGGTTGCGACCGGTCCCCCTCGGGCGAGCAGAAGAGCCAACACGCCCCGGCCCCGACGGCGACCCCGGCCCAGACTCCGGCGAAGACCCCGGGCGAACCCGTGACCGGCGGACGCATCGTCATGGCCACCATTGGCGAGCCCTCCAACCTGATCCCGCCCCTGGCCTCGGATTCCGCCTCCCATGAGGTGGCTGATCTGCTCTATGTCTCGCCGCTTCGCTACGACAAGGACATCAAACTCGAGTGTTTTGCGGCCGAGCGCTATGAAGTGCTGGAAGACGGCAAGCTGCTCAAGTTCTGGCTGCGTCCGAACATTCGTTGGACCGACGGCGTGGAGCTCACGGCCGAGGACGTGGAATTCACCTACCAGCTCATGATCGACCCGAAAACGCCCACGGCCTATGCCGAGGACTACAAGGCGGTCGCCAGCTTCGCCGTGACCGGCAAATATTCCTTCGAGGTGCGCTACAATGAGCCCTTTGCCCGGGCGCTGGTCACCTGGGCCGGGGCCATCCTGCCCAAGCACGTGCTGGCCGGGCAGGACCTGATGACCACCAAGTACGCCCGGGAGCCCATTGGGGCCGGACCCTATGTCCTGGCCGCCTGGGAATCCGGCCGCAGCCTGACGCTCAATGTCAACCCCGACTATTTCGAGGGCCGGGCCTCCATTGATCAGGTCGTCTACCGCATCATCCCGGACACCTCGACCATGTTTCTGGAACTCAAAGCCGGCAACCTGGACATGATGGGACTCACCCCGCAGCAGTACCTCTACCAGACCACCGGCCCGACCTGGGAAGCCGACTGGCAGAAGTTCAAGTACCTGTCGTTTGGCTATACTTACATGGGGTATAACCTCAAAAGCCCGTTTTTCGCCGATGTCCGGGTGCGCCGGGCCTTGGCCCATGCCGTCAACAAGGAAAGCATCATCAAGGGCGCGCTCCTGGGCCTGGGCATGCCCACCATTGGCCCTTACAAACCCGGCACCTGGGTCTACGACACCGCCATTGCCGACTACCCCTATGATCCGGCCCAGGCCAAGGCCATGCTGGCCGAAGCCGGCTGGCAGGACAGAAACGGCGACGGCGTCATCGAGGACGCCTCCGGCCGGCCCTTTTCCTTCACGCTTTTAACCAACCAGGGCAACGAGGCACGGATCAAGACCGCCACCATCATTCAGAGCGAGCTGGCCGCCATTGGCATCAAGGTCGAGATCCGCACAGTGGAATGGGCCTCGTTTCTCAAGGAATTTGTGGACAAGGGCAACTTCGACGCCATCATCCTGGCCTGGACCATCGCCCAGGACCCGGACAACTACGACGTCTGGCACTCGAGCCGGGCCGTGCCCGGGGGGCTTAATTTCGTGGGGTATAAAAATCCCGAAGTCGACGCCTTGCTGGAGCGCGGCCGGCGCACCGTGGATCAGGCCGAGCGCAAAAAAATCTACGACGCCTTTCAGCAGATCCTGCACCAGGACCAGCCCTATCTTTTCCTCTTTGCCCCCTACAGCCTGCCCATCCTGACAGCGCGCATCCAGGGTGTGGCCGTGGCCCCGGCCGGCATCAGCTACAACTTCACCAAATGGTGGATTCCCCGCGACAAGCAGACGTTTCGTCTGGAACAGTAA
- a CDS encoding DEAD/DEAH box helicase: protein MVMGNDETKIKALLGDFVRETIPEYILDGSHAIVAGGGIQKLAVNKHDHFWDVEGQVQGDDFQVYASELSVNLRDGSINFFCNCPDSFSGVCRHVGATALKCIRTLDEEAGDGSEESDRAAQAARGEWRQTFRTYFSTEPEPEPGRHYLIFRFHPEPGRLQVAFFRARQNKSGISQVHSEITLEQIIKNPDWSELSPTLPVVAEMLEHHLDYAGHRVELPPGLLAWFFWAIGKEYYLYWRDTEQPVRIESKTMRLQLAPKLSEEGLSFDTLLGSPGKAPFSILGQEVYFYGQMPIWVCWKNAFYPVQTGLPPQLVSDMAQNPPAIPTSDVSEFLDRVWTHLPMADLYGQEEFLVKMQPFFVAANYDPKIFLDEEGSLLTLQIQNIYQTEHGEITVPGPNPDLMTASYLHNGKSYLIARDCDHEQALLTMLTDMHFQARNNANWFLETEEAIVFLLDAYPKLVEKYRVFGEKNLTRYKVRLTTPIIVAEVESKEEEKWFNLDLQVQYDDQRVPIEKIWRAWTQGKRYVQLKDGSYTSLPEAWLEKLAHKLRALGYDTDKPPQTKFKQFEAPVLDKLLEDMPEARTDSFWNSLREKIHSFREIMPVRVPKGLHADLRPYQVEGLSYLNFLREYGFGGILADEMGLGKTVQTLSFIQHNVERGARGPNLIVVPTSVLPNWEREAQKFVPDLKQLIIYGARRENMFKKIAEADLVITTYALLRRDLDELLKYEFASIILDEAQNIKNPNTITARSVRRLTGKTRLCLSGTPIENNLFELWSLFEFLMPGFLGGQNAFQRGIVKPIKDGDVETLDYLRGRVKPFILRRTKSEVAKDLPPKVENTYYCNLLDEQLELYAALAKKLKEQVLATVDEKGLAKSQMSILDALLKLRQICCHPRLLKLDLPGVNTNLPSGKFDAFKDLITDCIEEGHKVLVFSQFVQMLHIIRSWMTISQMPFCYLDGSSKDRFDQVDKFNGDENIKVFLISLKAGGTGLNLTSADYVIHYDPWWNPAVENQATDRTHRIGQLRQVFSYKLICQNTVEEKILRLQEQKRDVAEAVIPGQDAFKSLTRNDLESLFDI from the coding sequence ATGGTCATGGGAAACGACGAAACCAAAATCAAAGCATTGCTTGGAGATTTCGTTCGCGAGACGATTCCTGAATACATCCTGGACGGGTCCCACGCCATTGTGGCCGGGGGCGGCATCCAGAAGCTGGCCGTCAACAAACACGACCACTTCTGGGATGTGGAAGGCCAGGTTCAGGGCGATGATTTTCAGGTTTATGCTTCGGAACTGTCTGTCAACCTTCGGGACGGCAGCATCAATTTCTTTTGCAACTGCCCGGATTCTTTTTCCGGCGTCTGCCGCCATGTCGGGGCCACGGCGCTCAAGTGCATCCGCACCCTGGACGAGGAAGCCGGCGACGGCAGCGAGGAAAGCGACCGCGCCGCCCAGGCCGCGCGCGGGGAATGGCGACAGACCTTTCGCACCTATTTTTCCACCGAACCCGAGCCGGAACCCGGCCGCCACTACCTGATCTTTCGCTTCCACCCCGAACCGGGGCGGTTGCAAGTGGCCTTTTTCCGGGCCAGGCAAAACAAGTCCGGCATCTCCCAGGTCCACTCCGAGATCACCCTGGAGCAGATCATCAAGAACCCGGACTGGTCGGAGCTGTCCCCCACCCTGCCGGTGGTGGCCGAGATGCTTGAGCATCACCTGGACTACGCCGGACACCGGGTGGAATTGCCGCCCGGCCTTCTGGCCTGGTTTTTCTGGGCCATCGGCAAGGAATACTACCTCTACTGGCGCGACACCGAACAGCCGGTGCGCATCGAGTCCAAGACCATGCGCCTGCAGCTGGCCCCCAAGCTGTCCGAAGAGGGCCTGTCCTTTGACACGCTCCTGGGCAGCCCCGGCAAGGCCCCCTTCTCCATCCTCGGCCAGGAAGTCTATTTCTACGGCCAGATGCCCATCTGGGTCTGCTGGAAAAACGCCTTTTATCCGGTCCAGACCGGTCTGCCGCCCCAGCTCGTGTCGGATATGGCGCAAAATCCGCCGGCCATTCCCACTTCCGACGTGTCCGAATTTCTCGACCGGGTCTGGACCCACCTGCCCATGGCCGACCTCTACGGCCAGGAGGAATTCCTGGTCAAAATGCAGCCGTTCTTCGTGGCCGCCAACTACGATCCCAAAATCTTCCTGGACGAGGAAGGCAGCCTGCTCACCCTGCAGATCCAAAACATCTACCAGACCGAACACGGCGAGATCACGGTCCCCGGGCCCAACCCGGACCTCATGACCGCCTCGTATCTGCACAACGGCAAGTCCTATCTGATCGCCCGGGACTGCGACCATGAGCAGGCGCTTTTGACCATGCTCACCGACATGCATTTCCAGGCCAGAAACAATGCCAACTGGTTCCTGGAGACCGAAGAGGCCATTGTCTTTCTGCTCGACGCCTATCCCAAGCTGGTGGAAAAATACCGGGTCTTTGGCGAGAAGAACCTGACCCGCTACAAGGTGCGCCTGACCACGCCGATCATTGTGGCCGAGGTGGAGTCCAAGGAAGAAGAGAAGTGGTTCAACCTGGATCTCCAGGTGCAGTACGACGACCAGCGGGTGCCCATCGAAAAGATCTGGCGGGCCTGGACCCAGGGCAAACGCTACGTGCAGCTCAAAGACGGCTCGTACACGAGCCTGCCCGAGGCCTGGCTGGAAAAGCTGGCCCACAAGCTGCGGGCCCTTGGCTACGATACGGACAAGCCGCCCCAGACGAAATTCAAGCAGTTCGAGGCCCCGGTCCTCGACAAGCTCCTTGAGGACATGCCCGAGGCGCGCACGGACTCGTTCTGGAACAGCCTGCGCGAAAAGATCCACAGCTTCCGGGAAATCATGCCGGTGCGCGTGCCCAAGGGCCTGCACGCCGATCTTCGCCCCTATCAGGTCGAGGGCCTGTCCTATCTCAATTTCCTGCGCGAATACGGTTTCGGCGGCATCCTGGCCGACGAGATGGGCCTGGGCAAGACCGTCCAGACCTTGTCCTTTATCCAGCACAATGTGGAACGCGGGGCGCGCGGTCCCAACCTCATCGTGGTCCCCACCTCGGTGCTGCCCAACTGGGAGCGTGAGGCCCAGAAGTTCGTGCCCGACCTCAAGCAGCTCATCATCTACGGGGCGCGGCGCGAAAACATGTTTAAAAAGATCGCCGAAGCCGATCTGGTCATCACCACCTACGCCCTGCTTCGCCGCGATCTCGACGAACTGCTCAAATACGAATTCGCCTCCATCATTTTGGACGAAGCCCAGAACATCAAAAACCCCAATACCATCACCGCCCGCTCGGTGCGCCGGCTGACCGGCAAGACCCGGCTTTGCCTGTCGGGCACGCCCATCGAAAACAACCTCTTCGAGCTGTGGTCGCTCTTCGAGTTCCTGATGCCGGGCTTCCTCGGCGGCCAGAACGCCTTCCAGCGCGGCATCGTCAAGCCGATCAAGGACGGCGACGTGGAGACGCTTGACTACCTGCGCGGCCGGGTGAAGCCGTTTATTTTGCGGCGCACCAAGTCCGAGGTGGCCAAAGACCTGCCGCCCAAGGTGGAAAACACCTACTACTGCAATCTCCTCGACGAGCAGCTGGAACTCTACGCCGCCCTGGCCAAAAAGCTCAAAGAGCAGGTGCTGGCCACGGTGGACGAAAAGGGCCTGGCCAAGTCGCAGATGTCGATCCTCGACGCGTTGCTGAAGCTGCGGCAGATATGTTGCCACCCGCGCCTGCTCAAGCTCGACCTGCCCGGCGTCAACACCAACCTGCCCTCAGGCAAGTTCGACGCCTTCAAGGACCTCATCACCGACTGCATCGAGGAAGGCCACAAGGTGCTGGTCTTCTCGCAGTTCGTGCAAATGCTCCATATCATCCGCTCCTGGATGACCATCAGCCAGATGCCGTTCTGCTATCTTGACGGTTCGAGCAAGGACCGTTTCGACCAGGTGGACAAGTTCAACGGGGACGAGAACATCAAGGTGTTCCTCATCTCGCTCAAGGCCGGCGGCACGGGGCTTAACCTCACCAGCGCCGACTACGTCATCCACTACGACCCCTGGTGGAACCCGGCGGTGGAAAACCAGGCCACCGACCGCACCCACCGCATCGGCCAGCTGCGCCAGGTGTTCTCCTACAAGCTCATCTGCCAGAACACGGTGGAGGAAAAAATCCTGCGCCTGCAGGAGCAGAAACGCGACGTGGCCGAGGCCGTCATTCCCGGCCAGGACGCCTTCAAGTCGCTCACCCGAAACGATCTGGAATCGCTGTTCGACATCTAA
- a CDS encoding ATP-binding protein produces the protein MTQRNQVSSPLSPALPWWVVTGVLVVNLLVFAMAGLSLLSSRGHFQERTEVTTRNMAQAVAEFTGDLISKVEVALVAAAEEYQWQQTTGLVDDQALEAYLAKLYGYFSFLGGIQIADAQGTVTHGAGEDGRRQINVADRAYFHEARDNPKQTLIISQPLLGRVAKEWVVVIALRISKPDGSFAGVAYAPLRLRHYSRFLASFDVGKDGVLAVRDQDMGLLVRFPDLKPLGVDVGSKTVSSEFVQLFRSGATSGTYFTENNNDKIGRTYSYVKVPGCPWYVVVGIAGEESLAPWWKEFTRTVFLVAIFTLCTGVFGVLFSLYWKRQIGSAVRLAEQEARFREVVEGTDNLIVKLDVNGRILYANPVARVVFGLAPEQCVGKMITDFIHPADREPSMKALQSWIGERLSHATFENRQVSVTGDVRQMSWTVDMHYDSQGKLVSIGSIAQDITKRKQLEESLVKAKEASDASNKAKSTFLANMSHEIRTPLNGMFGMLELLETTDLTAEQRGYLRSALLSSKRLSVLLSDILDISRIEADKLAIEDAEFALIDQKESVLDVFGLVARGKGLVLDFVIDEQTPPQLVGDGARLRQILFNLVGNAIKFTERGSVTVEVSMLPQRASGSVHLLFCITDTGIGIPDAQLATIFEPFTQADASYSRRFQGAGLGLSIVRKLLALMGGGLSFDSREGVGTTFFLSLPFRLPAARPKEGGPSPALPSGPGSGRGLRILFAEDDAVSLMAGRRMLEKCGYAVTTVQNGQEALDHLARAPFDLVCMDIQMPVMDGVEAVRRIRNGEAGHASATIPVIALTAYAMAGDRERFLAAGMNGHVSKPVSVVELQDAIDGVMAGTGRRP, from the coding sequence ATGACCCAAAGAAACCAGGTGTCCAGTCCGCTTTCCCCGGCCTTGCCCTGGTGGGTTGTCACCGGCGTTTTGGTGGTCAACCTGCTGGTCTTTGCCATGGCCGGCCTGTCGCTGCTGAGCAGCCGGGGCCACTTCCAGGAGCGAACCGAGGTCACGACCCGCAATATGGCCCAGGCCGTGGCGGAGTTTACCGGCGACCTGATCTCCAAGGTGGAGGTCGCCCTGGTTGCGGCTGCGGAAGAGTACCAATGGCAGCAAACGACAGGGCTCGTCGATGATCAGGCTTTGGAAGCCTACCTTGCCAAATTATATGGTTATTTTTCCTTCCTTGGCGGCATACAGATTGCCGACGCCCAGGGCACGGTCACGCATGGGGCCGGGGAGGACGGCCGCAGGCAGATCAACGTGGCTGACCGTGCGTACTTCCACGAAGCGCGAGACAATCCGAAACAAACACTGATTATTTCCCAGCCGCTCCTGGGACGGGTCGCCAAAGAGTGGGTGGTCGTTATCGCCCTGCGCATCAGCAAGCCCGACGGGTCTTTTGCCGGGGTGGCGTATGCGCCGCTTCGCCTGCGTCACTACAGTCGGTTCCTGGCGTCGTTTGATGTCGGCAAGGATGGCGTCCTGGCCGTGCGCGACCAGGATATGGGGTTGCTTGTCCGCTTTCCGGATTTGAAGCCACTTGGCGTCGATGTCGGGAGTAAGACCGTCTCGTCGGAATTTGTCCAGTTATTCCGGTCAGGGGCAACCTCTGGCACCTATTTTACAGAAAATAATAATGATAAGATCGGTCGAACGTATTCCTATGTGAAAGTGCCTGGTTGCCCCTGGTATGTTGTCGTTGGGATAGCCGGCGAGGAGTCGCTTGCCCCCTGGTGGAAAGAATTCACCAGAACTGTTTTCCTGGTCGCCATATTTACCCTCTGCACCGGTGTATTCGGTGTGCTTTTTTCCTTGTACTGGAAGCGTCAAATCGGTTCGGCCGTTCGTCTGGCAGAGCAGGAGGCCAGATTCCGGGAGGTCGTGGAAGGGACCGACAATCTCATTGTCAAATTAGATGTCAACGGGCGCATCCTCTACGCCAATCCTGTGGCCCGGGTGGTTTTTGGTCTGGCTCCGGAACAGTGCGTCGGGAAAATGATCACGGATTTCATACATCCCGCGGACCGTGAGCCAAGCATGAAGGCGCTTCAGAGCTGGATTGGGGAGAGATTGTCCCATGCGACCTTTGAAAACCGGCAGGTTTCCGTCACCGGAGATGTGCGGCAGATGTCCTGGACTGTGGACATGCACTATGATTCTCAGGGGAAACTTGTCAGTATCGGCAGCATTGCCCAGGATATAACCAAGCGCAAGCAGCTTGAGGAGAGCCTGGTCAAGGCCAAAGAGGCTTCCGATGCGTCGAACAAGGCGAAATCGACTTTTCTGGCCAATATGAGCCATGAGATCCGCACGCCCCTCAACGGCATGTTCGGGATGCTTGAACTTCTGGAGACAACCGACCTGACCGCCGAACAACGGGGCTATCTCCGCTCCGCCCTGCTCTCCTCGAAGCGTTTGTCCGTGCTCCTCTCCGATATCCTGGATATTTCGCGGATCGAGGCGGACAAACTGGCGATTGAGGACGCGGAATTTGCCCTGATCGACCAGAAGGAATCGGTGCTGGACGTGTTTGGCCTGGTTGCCAGGGGAAAAGGCCTGGTCTTGGACTTTGTGATCGACGAGCAGACGCCGCCGCAGCTTGTGGGGGATGGCGCCCGGCTGCGCCAGATTCTTTTCAATCTGGTCGGCAACGCCATCAAGTTTACGGAGCGCGGTTCAGTCACTGTCGAAGTGTCCATGTTGCCCCAGCGCGCAAGCGGCAGCGTCCACCTGCTTTTTTGCATCACCGACACCGGCATTGGCATTCCGGATGCACAGCTGGCGACCATCTTCGAGCCGTTCACCCAGGCGGACGCCTCTTACTCGCGCCGTTTTCAGGGGGCCGGCCTGGGGCTTTCCATTGTCCGAAAGCTGCTGGCCCTCATGGGCGGCGGGTTGTCTTTCGACAGCCGGGAAGGGGTCGGAACGACGTTTTTCCTCTCGCTGCCGTTCCGGCTTCCCGCCGCCCGGCCCAAAGAGGGGGGGCCATCGCCGGCGCTGCCGTCCGGCCCCGGCAGCGGCCGGGGGCTTCGCATCCTTTTTGCCGAGGACGACGCGGTCAGTCTGATGGCCGGCCGGCGGATGCTTGAGAAATGCGGCTACGCCGTGACCACGGTCCAAAACGGACAGGAGGCGCTCGACCACCTGGCCCGGGCCCCGTTCGATCTGGTCTGTATGGACATCCAGATGCCGGTCATGGACGGCGTGGAGGCCGTCAGGCGTATCCGCAACGGCGAGGCCGGCCATGCCTCGGCCACGATTCCGGTTATTGCCCTGACCGCCTACGCCATGGCCGGGGACAGGGAACGGTTTCTGGCCGCCGGGATGAACGGCCATGTCTCCAAACCCGTGTCTGTCGTCGAGCTCCAAGACGCGATTGACGGGGTGATGGCCGGGACCGGCAGGCGCCCCTGA
- a CDS encoding trehalose-6-phosphate synthase: MKARAGIAALLADPFVSDILAGRRDGMLLLDYDGTLAPFVQKRDEARPYAGVVDILARLPVRGPGRFVVVTGRRATELIPFLMPAKPMEIWGCHGAERLPADRAAGRLDVPPAEAQVLARALELAQRMAPPDALEQKPVSLALHWRGLDEAKRKYRAMKEEIERMVGEINGRYSMPGWAPVHFTYRNLPPEELIAYYMASDMALVTPLRDGMNLVAKEYAACNIRETGILCLSEFAGAAMELHRHATMVNPFDVDGVAAAIRDGAFMDIGLRRRRMRSIRAIVRRYDIFWWVDAFLEAAFSTHLEAFPQNEAAYWADLEQNQGPPWDIEPQA; the protein is encoded by the coding sequence ATGAAGGCGCGTGCGGGAATAGCGGCGCTTTTGGCCGATCCGTTTGTGTCCGATATCCTGGCCGGCCGCCGCGACGGGATGCTGCTCCTGGACTACGACGGCACCCTGGCTCCGTTTGTGCAAAAGCGCGATGAAGCCCGGCCCTATGCCGGCGTGGTGGATATCCTGGCCCGGCTGCCAGTCCGGGGCCCGGGCCGCTTTGTCGTTGTGACCGGCCGCAGGGCTACGGAACTTATCCCGTTTTTGATGCCGGCCAAGCCCATGGAGATCTGGGGTTGCCATGGAGCCGAGCGGCTGCCGGCCGATCGTGCGGCCGGGAGGCTGGACGTGCCGCCGGCGGAGGCCCAGGTGCTGGCCCGGGCCTTGGAATTGGCCCAGAGGATGGCCCCGCCCGACGCCCTGGAACAAAAACCGGTCAGCCTGGCCCTGCACTGGCGTGGGCTGGACGAGGCGAAACGGAAGTACCGGGCCATGAAAGAGGAAATCGAGCGCATGGTGGGCGAGATCAACGGCCGCTATTCCATGCCGGGTTGGGCTCCTGTGCATTTCACCTATCGCAATCTTCCGCCCGAGGAGCTCATCGCCTACTATATGGCCAGCGACATGGCGCTGGTCACGCCGCTTCGAGACGGCATGAATCTGGTGGCCAAGGAATACGCCGCCTGCAATATTCGGGAAACGGGCATCCTGTGTCTCTCCGAATTTGCCGGCGCCGCCATGGAACTGCACCGCCATGCCACCATGGTCAATCCGTTCGATGTGGACGGCGTGGCCGCAGCCATCCGCGACGGGGCGTTCATGGACATCGGCCTGCGCCGCCGTCGGATGCGGTCCATCCGGGCCATTGTGCGCCGCTACGACATTTTTTGGTGGGTGGACGCCTTTCTGGAAGCGGCCTTTTCCACGCATCTGGAGGCGTTTCCCCAAAACGAGGCGGCTTATTGGGCCGATCTGGAGCAAAACCAGGGACCGCCCTGGGATATAGAGCCACAAGCCTAA